In a genomic window of Croceibacterium sp. TMG7-5b_MA50:
- the nusG gene encoding transcription termination/antitermination protein NusG, translating to MPARWYIIHAYSGFENKVRESILSEAERMGLAEAVEEVQVPTETVNEVKRGKRVQVERKFMPGYVLAKLNMTDDVYHLVKNTPKVTGFLGNGGKPQAISEREAARYFGGMEEAKAAPKKQVSVDYEIGDQVKVNAGPFTSFNGIVEELDFDKSRVKVSVSIFGRATPVELGFEEVELVK from the coding sequence ATGCCCGCCCGCTGGTACATCATCCACGCCTATTCCGGCTTCGAGAACAAGGTCCGCGAATCCATCCTGTCGGAGGCCGAGCGCATGGGCCTGGCCGAGGCTGTCGAGGAGGTGCAGGTCCCGACCGAGACCGTTAACGAGGTGAAGCGCGGCAAGCGGGTGCAGGTCGAACGCAAGTTCATGCCCGGCTATGTGCTGGCCAAGCTGAACATGACGGACGACGTGTACCACCTCGTCAAGAACACGCCCAAGGTCACCGGCTTCCTGGGCAATGGCGGCAAGCCGCAGGCCATTTCGGAGCGGGAGGCGGCGCGCTATTTCGGCGGCATGGAGGAGGCGAAAGCCGCCCCCAAGAAGCAGGTCAGCGTCGATTACGAGATCGGCGATCAGGTCAAGGTCAATGCCGGCCCGTTCACCAGCTTCAACGGCATCGTGGAGGAACTGGACTTCGACAAGAGCCGCGTGAAGGTGTCCGTCTCCATCTTCGGCCGTGCCACGCCGGTGGAGCTGGGCTTCGAAGAGGTCGAGCTGGTCAAGTAA
- a CDS encoding DUF192 domain-containing protein → MLACVLPACAPQDAGASAPVEGATPSVHPQSGLQVIPLTVTTGGRAHRFRVEVAETNEAQARGLMFRTEMGADEGMIFPYRAPQQLSFWMRNTVLPLDLVFIGADRKVLNVVANAQPYSEEQLLSDGPAIAVLELNGGRAAELGIGPGATVEW, encoded by the coding sequence ATGCTGGCGTGCGTGTTGCCCGCCTGTGCGCCGCAGGATGCCGGGGCGTCTGCTCCGGTGGAAGGGGCCACGCCATCGGTTCACCCGCAGTCCGGGCTGCAGGTCATTCCCCTGACCGTCACGACTGGCGGGCGGGCGCACCGCTTCCGTGTGGAGGTGGCCGAGACCAACGAGGCGCAGGCCCGCGGCCTGATGTTCCGGACGGAAATGGGCGCGGACGAGGGGATGATCTTTCCCTATCGCGCGCCGCAGCAGCTGTCCTTCTGGATGCGCAACACCGTGCTGCCGCTCGACCTCGTCTTCATCGGTGCGGACCGCAAGGTGCTGAACGTCGTTGCCAATGCGCAGCCATATTCGGAAGAACAATTGCTGTCCGATGGGCCGGCAATCGCCGTGCTGGAGCTGAACGGCGGCCGCGCGGCGGAGCTGGGCATCGGTCCCGGCGCAACGGTCGAATGGTGA
- a CDS encoding VOC family protein: MFSHVMLGANDVPAAKAFYDAALGALGVPAGVTDEWGRVVYMTDTGRFLLTRPINQLPATGANGGTIGFLAKSTAEVDAWHAAGLANGGSDIESPPGERQVTGGRVLYLAYLRDPSGNKLCATYRVA; the protein is encoded by the coding sequence ATGTTCAGCCACGTGATGCTCGGCGCCAACGATGTCCCCGCCGCCAAGGCATTCTACGATGCCGCGCTGGGTGCGCTGGGCGTTCCGGCGGGCGTGACCGACGAATGGGGTCGTGTCGTCTACATGACCGATACCGGCAGGTTCCTGCTCACCAGGCCAATCAACCAGCTACCCGCCACCGGCGCGAATGGCGGCACGATCGGCTTCCTTGCGAAAAGTACCGCGGAGGTGGATGCCTGGCACGCAGCAGGCCTGGCGAACGGCGGCTCGGACATCGAGAGCCCGCCGGGGGAACGCCAGGTCACCGGTGGGCGGGTCCTGTACCTTGCTTACCTGAGAGATCCCTCCGGCAACAAGCTGTGCGCGACATATCGCGTCGCGTGA
- a CDS encoding RecX family transcriptional regulator has translation MPLDRARLEELALAYVARFATSAGKLERYLQRKLRERGWDGEGQPPVPAIIARHVELGYIDDAGFARAKAGSLLRRGYGPRRIGQALGEAGIAEPIRQDVRPGAAARRQAVLALARKRRFGPFGTGTPDPARREKQIAAMLRAGHMLADVRGVMDTRSVAEAESWAAAEDDE, from the coding sequence GTGCCCCTCGATCGCGCCCGGCTGGAGGAACTGGCGCTCGCCTATGTTGCCCGTTTCGCGACCAGTGCGGGCAAGCTGGAACGTTACCTGCAACGCAAGCTGAGGGAGCGAGGGTGGGACGGGGAAGGGCAGCCGCCGGTGCCCGCGATCATCGCCCGCCATGTGGAACTGGGCTACATCGACGATGCCGGCTTCGCGCGAGCCAAGGCGGGATCGCTGCTGCGGCGAGGTTACGGCCCGCGGCGCATTGGCCAGGCTTTGGGCGAGGCCGGTATCGCCGAGCCCATCCGGCAGGACGTGCGGCCCGGTGCTGCTGCCCGCCGGCAGGCGGTGCTCGCCCTGGCGCGCAAGCGGCGGTTCGGTCCGTTCGGGACGGGCACGCCCGATCCCGCCCGGCGCGAGAAACAGATTGCGGCCATGCTGCGCGCGGGCCACATGCTGGCCGACGTGCGCGGCGTGATGGACACGCGCAGCGTGGCGGAGGCCGAAAGCTGGGCCGCCGCCGAGGACGACGAATAG
- the argJ gene encoding bifunctional glutamate N-acetyltransferase/amino-acid acetyltransferase ArgJ yields the protein MDLSRSPLAQPFPAIPPIAGVTLRVARARYKDWDRADLTYAELAPGTAVAGVFTRNVCCSSEVELGRENVREGSARALIVNAGNSNAFTGYRGREAVDAIMAQVAGHLGCAPREVFVSSTGVIGVPLPQDKARAGVTEALSAPACSWEEAALTIGTTDTFAKGAVAQAVIGGRTVTLAGIIKGSGMIAPDMATMLGYIFTDAAVSPAFLQQALSSANERTFSCITVDSDTSTSDTVLAFATGQAGNAPLTGWDDAGADAFAAALHDICRQLALLVVRDGEGAQKLIEVRVTGAVSDESARRVGLAIANSPLVKTAIAGEDANWGRVVMAVGKAGEPADRDRLSIGFGGHWTARDGQPVANYDEGPVADHLRGREIAVAVDLGLGDGQAIVWTCDLTHGYIAINADYRS from the coding sequence ATGGATCTGTCCCGCTCCCCCCTCGCCCAGCCATTCCCGGCCATCCCGCCCATCGCCGGCGTCACCCTGCGCGTGGCGCGGGCGCGGTACAAGGATTGGGATCGCGCCGACTTGACCTATGCCGAACTGGCGCCCGGTACCGCGGTGGCGGGCGTCTTCACCAGGAATGTGTGCTGTTCCAGTGAAGTGGAACTGGGACGGGAGAATGTGCGTGAGGGGTCGGCCCGCGCGCTGATCGTGAATGCCGGCAATTCCAACGCCTTCACCGGCTATCGCGGACGCGAGGCGGTGGATGCGATCATGGCGCAGGTCGCAGGGCATCTCGGCTGCGCGCCGCGTGAGGTCTTCGTGTCATCCACCGGCGTCATTGGGGTGCCCCTGCCGCAGGACAAGGCGCGTGCGGGCGTGACCGAGGCACTCTCCGCACCTGCCTGCTCCTGGGAAGAAGCAGCGCTAACCATCGGAACGACCGACACTTTCGCCAAGGGAGCGGTCGCACAGGCGGTGATCGGCGGCCGCACGGTGACGCTGGCCGGGATCATCAAGGGCAGCGGCATGATCGCGCCCGACATGGCCACCATGCTGGGCTACATCTTCACCGATGCGGCGGTCTCGCCGGCCTTCCTGCAACAAGCATTGAGCAGCGCGAACGAGCGTACCTTCAGCTGCATCACGGTGGATAGCGACACCTCCACAAGTGATACGGTGCTGGCCTTCGCCACTGGGCAGGCGGGCAACGCACCGCTGACCGGGTGGGATGATGCCGGGGCCGACGCCTTTGCCGCGGCGCTGCATGACATCTGCCGGCAACTCGCCTTGCTGGTGGTCCGCGACGGGGAAGGTGCGCAGAAGCTGATAGAGGTCCGGGTGACCGGGGCCGTCAGCGACGAGAGTGCCCGACGCGTAGGTCTCGCCATCGCCAATTCGCCGTTGGTAAAGACGGCGATCGCAGGGGAGGACGCCAATTGGGGCCGGGTCGTCATGGCCGTCGGCAAGGCGGGCGAGCCTGCTGACCGCGACAGGCTGTCGATCGGCTTCGGTGGACACTGGACAGCGCGAGATGGCCAGCCCGTTGCCAATTACGACGAAGGGCCGGTGGCGGACCATCTGCGCGGACGGGAGATCGCAGTGGCGGTGGACCTCGGCCTTGGCGACGGACAGGCCATCGTGTGGACCTGCGATCTCACCCACGGCTACATCGCCATCAATGCGGATTACCGATCATGA
- a CDS encoding inositol monophosphatase family protein yields the protein MSMLDREILALCRDVTSRIILPRYQNLQAGEVEDKGGNDPVTIADREAEIALFEGLAKLEPGIGHVGEEGAFADQAVMEQLRGPCWIVDPIDGTRNFAAGQPPFGIMIARADGGLVQSGWIFDCLTERFCAAHRGAGAFVDGERITAQTTGAEVPVAAISLIFLDDAHRQRVLDGLGPHYTLADIPYCAAEQYPRLALGVNDVSIFERTLAWDHAAGTLWLEEAGGKAARNDGSPYRVDEWDRRGLIAAASPAIWQVMADRLNVL from the coding sequence ATGAGCATGCTTGACCGCGAGATCCTGGCCTTGTGCCGGGACGTTACCAGCCGCATCATCCTGCCGCGGTACCAGAACCTGCAGGCTGGCGAGGTGGAGGACAAGGGCGGCAACGACCCGGTCACCATCGCCGATCGGGAGGCGGAGATCGCCCTGTTCGAAGGGCTGGCCAAGCTGGAGCCCGGCATCGGCCATGTCGGGGAGGAAGGCGCCTTCGCCGATCAGGCGGTAATGGAACAGTTGCGCGGCCCGTGCTGGATCGTGGATCCGATCGACGGCACGCGCAACTTCGCCGCCGGGCAGCCGCCCTTCGGCATCATGATCGCGCGGGCCGACGGCGGCTTGGTGCAATCGGGCTGGATCTTCGACTGCCTGACCGAACGCTTCTGCGCCGCGCACAGGGGCGCCGGCGCCTTCGTCGATGGGGAGCGGATCACCGCGCAGACCACCGGGGCCGAAGTGCCGGTTGCAGCGATCAGCCTGATCTTCCTCGACGATGCGCACCGGCAACGCGTGCTGGACGGGCTGGGGCCGCATTATACGCTGGCCGACATCCCCTATTGCGCGGCGGAGCAATATCCGCGTCTTGCCCTGGGCGTGAACGATGTGTCGATCTTCGAACGGACGCTCGCCTGGGATCATGCCGCCGGCACCCTGTGGCTGGAAGAAGCTGGCGGCAAGGCCGCGCGCAATGATGGCTCACCCTACCGCGTGGACGAATGGGATCGCCGTGGCCTGATCGCCGCCGCCAGCCCGGCCATATGGCAGGTGATGGCCGATCGCTTAAACGTCCTGTGA
- a CDS encoding siderophore-interacting protein: protein MSKRLLTPNMLRVTLGGAGLAGFPAGQAGGYLKLRVPAQGGGKPCVRTYTISAQGQDGLEVDFALHADAHGKAGPATAWALGTDVGDVLEVGGPGAAKPLPAGHDFYLVAGDMTSLPAISVNLAALPDNARGLAVIEISDTADRQDLPCPAGVELAWLVKQPGSDPDLLARTLRSRPWPQGSVYAWAACEFAAMRALRTYLRDERGLMPDRLYISSYWQAGSTEDRHREVKRADAEGAV from the coding sequence ATGAGCAAGCGCCTGCTGACGCCCAACATGCTGCGCGTAACGCTGGGTGGCGCGGGCCTCGCGGGTTTCCCGGCAGGGCAGGCCGGTGGCTACCTGAAGCTGCGCGTGCCGGCACAGGGTGGTGGCAAGCCATGCGTGCGCACCTACACGATCAGCGCGCAAGGGCAGGACGGGCTGGAGGTCGACTTCGCCCTTCATGCCGACGCACATGGCAAGGCCGGCCCGGCCACGGCCTGGGCGCTGGGCACCGACGTCGGTGACGTGCTGGAAGTGGGCGGACCGGGCGCGGCCAAGCCGCTGCCGGCGGGCCATGACTTCTACCTGGTGGCAGGCGACATGACCTCCCTGCCCGCGATCAGCGTCAATCTGGCGGCGCTGCCTGACAATGCGCGCGGGCTGGCGGTCATCGAGATCAGCGACACGGCCGACCGGCAGGACCTGCCCTGCCCGGCGGGCGTGGAGCTCGCCTGGCTGGTCAAGCAGCCAGGCAGCGATCCCGACCTGCTTGCCCGGACGCTGCGCAGCCGTCCGTGGCCGCAAGGTTCGGTCTACGCCTGGGCAGCATGCGAGTTTGCCGCCATGCGGGCGCTCCGGACCTATTTGCGAGACGAGCGCGGCTTGATGCCAGACCGGCTGTATATCTCGAGCTACTGGCAGGCCGGCAGCACGGAGGATCGCCATCGCGAGGTGAAGCGCGCCGATGCCGAAGGCGCCGTCTGA
- the aat gene encoding leucyl/phenylalanyl-tRNA--protein transferase has translation MHAPTSAPIPTDLLLNAYRSGIFPMADGRADDQIFWVEPRERAIIPLDGFHCSRSLARTLRRERYRVTIDQAFNAVLDACAAPRADHPDTWISERIAASYRALFAAGHAHSVECWDGDTLVGGLYGVAFERVFCGESMFSRSRDSSKVALAWLVVLLRRAGFRLLDCQFMTEHLYSLGAVPISREEYLEALAEAISYGDAGDLRTAYSGIVSAVPAAGSGSVGAGVAGDGVAAGAGAAVADAVGCGADRPGDGTRTAASSPGKVIAQSLIQTS, from the coding sequence ATGCACGCACCGACCTCGGCGCCGATCCCTACCGACCTGCTGCTGAACGCCTATCGCAGCGGCATCTTCCCCATGGCCGATGGCCGGGCGGACGATCAGATCTTCTGGGTGGAGCCGCGCGAACGGGCGATCATCCCGCTGGACGGGTTTCATTGCTCCCGCTCCCTGGCGCGCACGCTGCGCCGCGAACGTTATCGCGTTACGATCGACCAGGCCTTCAATGCGGTGCTGGACGCCTGCGCCGCACCGCGCGCCGATCACCCGGACACCTGGATCAGCGAGCGCATCGCCGCCAGCTATCGCGCGCTGTTTGCAGCCGGGCACGCCCATTCGGTGGAGTGCTGGGACGGCGACACGCTGGTCGGGGGCCTTTACGGCGTCGCGTTCGAGCGGGTCTTCTGCGGGGAGAGCATGTTCAGCCGCAGCCGCGATTCCAGCAAGGTGGCCCTTGCCTGGCTGGTCGTATTGCTGCGCAGGGCCGGCTTTCGCCTGCTCGACTGCCAGTTCATGACGGAGCACCTGTACTCGCTCGGCGCAGTGCCGATCAGTCGGGAGGAATACCTGGAGGCGCTCGCCGAGGCGATCTCTTATGGGGATGCAGGTGACCTGCGGACCGCCTATTCCGGGATAGTGTCCGCGGTCCCCGCGGCAGGCTCCGGCTCGGTTGGTGCGGGGGTTGCCGGGGATGGCGTCGCCGCCGGGGCGGGAGCCGCCGTGGCCGACGCCGTCGGCTGCGGGGCCGACCGGCCGGGCGACGGCACGCGGACTGCGGCCTCTTCTCCCGGGAAGGTCATTGCGCAATCCTTGATCCAGACATCGTAG
- the secE gene encoding preprotein translocase subunit SecE, with the protein MEKTSPGEFIRQVRAEANKVVWPTRQETTRTAIFVAILVVILSVFFLGVDSIFGVAVRWLLSLV; encoded by the coding sequence ATGGAAAAGACCAGTCCCGGCGAATTCATCCGCCAGGTACGCGCGGAAGCGAACAAGGTGGTCTGGCCCACCCGGCAGGAAACCACCCGCACGGCGATCTTCGTCGCGATTTTGGTGGTGATCCTGTCCGTGTTCTTCCTGGGCGTCGATTCCATCTTCGGCGTCGCCGTGCGCTGGCTGCTCTCGCTGGTTTGA
- a CDS encoding peptidase dimerization domain-containing protein codes for MRRRFSASIRYATAMLALCAAVPAILPPPAHAEASAELKAEVAAAVEAQRKEVQVMVDQIYSYGEPGFQEVRTSEYLTGILEQHGFTVERGVAGIPTAFTASWGEGGPKVALGSDIDQLLGLSQMPGTAEVKPMVEGAPGPGEGHNSGMPAIVAAAIAIKQVMERHDLPGRLMVWPGVAEELLATKAYYVRAGLFRDVDASIFVHVGDRFTTAWGDMGLNALVSVEYTFAGKPAHAAGMPWSGRSALDAATAMDVMWNLRREHLPLTQRSHSIITEGGRQPNIVPDKVSAWYFFREKDFASLRALYETGNIIADAAALGTGTSVSRRVLGYAAPNYGNRPLAEAAYVNIAAVGMPEWSAADQAFTARVQQNNGLTVEPLRKEVTPLSTPETRGPGLGGGSDDIGDIMWTVPTITISYPSNIPNVIYHNQLAAMAMATPIAHKGAVQGAKAVAMTVLDIMTTPQLVRDAKAFFNDVQGAEQTYDPLIGPEDQPAIHLNADAMRDYRPLMEPFYYDSSRYGSYLEQLGIDYEAAGK; via the coding sequence ATGCGCCGCAGATTTTCCGCTTCGATCCGATATGCCACGGCCATGCTGGCGCTGTGCGCCGCCGTGCCTGCCATCCTGCCGCCGCCCGCCCATGCCGAGGCCAGCGCCGAACTGAAGGCGGAGGTGGCCGCCGCCGTGGAGGCGCAGCGCAAGGAGGTGCAGGTCATGGTCGACCAGATCTACTCCTATGGCGAGCCCGGCTTCCAGGAGGTGCGGACCAGTGAATACCTGACCGGCATCCTGGAACAGCACGGCTTCACGGTGGAGCGCGGCGTTGCCGGCATCCCGACCGCCTTCACCGCAAGCTGGGGCGAAGGCGGGCCCAAGGTCGCGCTCGGCAGCGACATCGATCAATTGCTCGGACTGTCGCAGATGCCCGGCACGGCCGAGGTGAAGCCGATGGTGGAGGGGGCGCCCGGTCCCGGCGAAGGGCACAATAGCGGCATGCCCGCGATTGTCGCGGCGGCGATCGCGATCAAGCAGGTGATGGAGCGCCACGACCTGCCCGGGCGGCTGATGGTGTGGCCGGGTGTGGCGGAGGAGCTGCTGGCGACCAAGGCATATTACGTGCGCGCCGGCCTGTTCCGCGACGTCGATGCCTCCATCTTCGTTCATGTCGGCGACCGGTTCACCACCGCATGGGGGGACATGGGGCTGAATGCGCTGGTCTCCGTCGAATATACTTTCGCCGGTAAGCCCGCTCACGCCGCCGGCATGCCATGGTCTGGCCGCAGCGCGCTCGATGCCGCCACCGCCATGGACGTGATGTGGAATCTCAGGCGTGAGCACCTGCCGCTGACGCAGCGGTCGCACTCGATCATCACCGAAGGCGGGCGGCAGCCGAACATCGTGCCGGACAAGGTCAGCGCCTGGTACTTCTTCCGGGAGAAGGATTTCGCCTCGCTGCGCGCGCTGTACGAAACCGGCAACATCATCGCCGACGCGGCTGCCCTGGGAACCGGCACGAGTGTCAGCCGCCGGGTGCTGGGCTACGCCGCGCCGAACTATGGCAACCGCCCGCTGGCAGAGGCGGCGTATGTCAATATCGCCGCGGTGGGCATGCCGGAATGGTCCGCCGCCGACCAGGCCTTCACCGCGAGGGTCCAGCAGAACAACGGGCTGACGGTGGAGCCGCTGCGCAAGGAGGTGACGCCGCTCTCCACCCCGGAGACGCGTGGGCCGGGTCTTGGCGGCGGGTCGGACGATATCGGCGACATCATGTGGACGGTGCCGACGATCACCATCAGCTATCCCTCCAACATTCCGAACGTAATCTACCACAACCAGCTCGCCGCTATGGCGATGGCTACGCCGATCGCGCACAAGGGCGCGGTGCAGGGGGCGAAGGCGGTGGCGATGACCGTGCTCGACATCATGACGACGCCGCAGCTGGTGCGCGATGCCAAGGCGTTCTTCAACGATGTGCAGGGGGCGGAGCAGACCTACGATCCGTTGATCGGGCCGGAAGACCAGCCGGCGATCCACCTCAACGCAGATGCGATGCGCGACTACCGCCCGTTAATGGAACCATTCTATTATGATTCAAGCCGTTACGGATCATACCTGGAACAGCTTGGCATCGACTACGAAGCAGCGGGCAAGTAG
- a CDS encoding NADH:ubiquinone oxidoreductase subunit NDUFA12: MGILGKIFTWWDGATIGTSLFSARKGEHVGTDAQGNKYYRSTKVRDPNGRERRWVIYDGANDASRVPSEWHGWLHHSFDALPQSHLPAPKIWEADYTPNATGTLGAYRPAGALEKGGRRARATGDYESWSPDA; the protein is encoded by the coding sequence ATGGGCATCCTCGGCAAGATCTTCACCTGGTGGGATGGCGCGACCATCGGCACCTCCCTGTTCTCCGCCCGCAAGGGGGAACATGTCGGCACCGACGCGCAGGGCAACAAGTATTATCGCTCCACCAAGGTGCGCGATCCGAATGGCCGGGAACGGCGCTGGGTGATCTACGACGGCGCCAACGATGCCAGCCGCGTGCCATCCGAATGGCACGGTTGGCTGCACCATTCTTTCGACGCCCTGCCGCAGAGCCATCTGCCGGCGCCCAAGATCTGGGAAGCCGACTACACTCCCAATGCCACCGGTACCCTGGGCGCCTATCGCCCCGCCGGCGCGCTGGAGAAGGGTGGGCGGCGCGCACGTGCCACCGGCGATTACGAATCCTGGTCGCCCGACGCCTGA
- a CDS encoding fatty acyl-AMP ligase: MTTLVPTPNDCPLPRRRADFATFVEAIDYAAQSEKGLNFHDPRGELAEVYPYARMREDALAVARRLLAQGIGKGDRVALIAETAAPFTALFCGAVYAGAWPVPLPLPTTFGGRENYIDQLAVQLASADPVILLYPPELADMCGEAAARQGCEGVDWDSFAQRPAPEVALPTPAPDDICYLQYSSGSTRFPTGVAVTHRALLHNLYGHSTSMEVGEGDRAVSWLPWYHDMGLVGCFLSLIANQVSVDYLKTEHFARRPLAWLDLISRNPGTTLSYSPTFGYDICARRISSQSNVADRFDLSRWRIAGNGADMIRPDVMQGFVNAFAPAGFKAAAFTPSYGLAEATLAVTVMPPGEGIRVELVEEERLSGTRRDLSRPARYRAIVNCGKPLPDMEVEIRGEGGRLQSDHQIGKVWCRGPSVMHSYFRNQEATDDCLVDGWLDTGDMGYMGNGYLFIVGRAKDMIIINGKNHWPQDIEWAVEQLPGFNHGDIAAFSIETDSGEEAPAVLVHCRVSDPEERVRLRDTIRDKVRAITGMSCVVELVPPRSLPRTSSGKLSRAKAKKLYLSGEIEPFTLAA; the protein is encoded by the coding sequence ATGACGACACTGGTTCCAACCCCCAATGATTGCCCGCTGCCGCGCCGGCGCGCCGATTTCGCCACCTTTGTGGAGGCGATCGACTATGCCGCGCAGAGCGAGAAGGGCCTGAACTTCCACGATCCCCGCGGGGAACTGGCGGAGGTGTATCCCTATGCCCGCATGCGGGAGGATGCTCTGGCCGTTGCCCGCCGCCTGCTGGCGCAGGGCATCGGCAAGGGTGACCGGGTCGCGCTAATCGCGGAAACCGCCGCACCGTTTACCGCGCTGTTCTGCGGCGCGGTCTATGCCGGCGCGTGGCCGGTGCCCCTACCCTTGCCGACCACGTTCGGAGGGCGGGAGAATTATATCGATCAGCTGGCCGTCCAGCTGGCCAGTGCCGACCCGGTGATCCTGCTTTATCCCCCCGAACTGGCCGACATGTGCGGCGAGGCGGCGGCCCGGCAGGGTTGCGAAGGCGTGGACTGGGACAGCTTCGCGCAGCGTCCGGCACCGGAGGTCGCGCTGCCCACCCCAGCGCCCGATGACATCTGTTACCTGCAATATTCCAGCGGCTCGACCCGCTTCCCCACTGGCGTTGCCGTCACGCACCGGGCGTTGCTGCACAATCTGTACGGCCATTCGACCAGCATGGAGGTCGGCGAAGGCGACCGCGCCGTCAGCTGGCTGCCGTGGTACCACGACATGGGCCTCGTCGGCTGCTTCCTGTCGCTGATCGCGAACCAGGTCAGCGTCGACTACCTGAAGACGGAGCATTTCGCCCGTCGCCCGCTCGCCTGGCTCGACCTGATCAGCCGCAATCCCGGAACGACGCTGTCGTACTCCCCGACCTTCGGGTACGACATCTGCGCCCGGCGCATTTCCAGCCAGAGCAACGTCGCCGACCGGTTCGACCTGTCCCGCTGGCGGATCGCCGGCAACGGCGCGGACATGATCCGGCCGGACGTGATGCAGGGCTTCGTCAACGCCTTCGCCCCCGCCGGGTTCAAGGCCGCCGCCTTCACCCCGAGCTACGGCCTGGCGGAAGCAACGCTGGCGGTCACCGTCATGCCGCCGGGCGAAGGCATCCGGGTGGAGCTGGTGGAGGAGGAGCGTCTCAGCGGCACGCGCCGCGACCTCAGCCGCCCTGCCCGCTACCGCGCGATCGTCAATTGCGGCAAGCCGCTGCCCGACATGGAGGTGGAGATCCGCGGCGAAGGCGGCCGGCTGCAATCCGACCACCAGATCGGCAAGGTATGGTGCCGTGGACCTTCCGTGATGCATTCCTACTTCCGCAATCAGGAGGCGACGGACGACTGCCTGGTGGATGGCTGGCTCGACACCGGCGACATGGGCTACATGGGCAACGGATATCTGTTCATCGTCGGCCGGGCGAAGGACATGATCATCATCAACGGCAAGAACCATTGGCCGCAGGACATCGAGTGGGCGGTGGAGCAACTGCCCGGCTTCAACCACGGCGACATCGCCGCCTTCTCCATCGAAACCGACAGTGGCGAGGAGGCACCGGCAGTGCTGGTCCATTGCCGCGTTTCTGACCCGGAGGAACGTGTGCGCCTGCGCGACACGATCCGCGACAAGGTTCGCGCGATCACCGGCATGAGCTGCGTGGTAGAGCTCGTGCCTCCCCGCAGCCTGCCGCGCACCTCAAGCGGCAAGTTGAGCCGTGCCAAGGCCAAGAAGCTGTATCTGTCGGGCGAGATCGAGCCGTTCACACTGGCGGCGTGA
- a CDS encoding MAPEG family protein — translation MEVYLPTELGVLVLGAVLLLVHILLTGQFKTQQYGLDWNAGPRDGPMPPLNAVAGRLERAQLNFQETFPVAIVALIGVVLAGKTGPVTAIAGWIWLGARVAYLPLYWAGVPYVRSLAWAVATLALVVLLGVLLFS, via the coding sequence ATGGAGGTGTATTTGCCGACCGAACTAGGCGTGCTGGTGCTGGGCGCGGTGCTGTTGCTGGTGCATATTCTGCTGACCGGGCAGTTCAAAACGCAGCAATACGGGCTGGACTGGAACGCGGGGCCGCGTGACGGGCCGATGCCGCCGCTGAACGCGGTCGCCGGCCGGCTTGAACGGGCGCAGCTGAATTTCCAGGAAACGTTCCCGGTCGCCATCGTGGCGCTGATCGGCGTGGTGCTGGCGGGCAAGACGGGGCCGGTGACGGCTATCGCCGGATGGATCTGGCTGGGGGCCAGGGTGGCGTACCTTCCGCTGTACTGGGCAGGGGTGCCCTACGTCCGATCGCTGGCGTGGGCCGTGGCGACGCTGGCGCTGGTAGTGCTGCTGGGCGTGCTGCTGTTCAGTTGA